A region of Roseobacter litoralis Och 149 DNA encodes the following proteins:
- a CDS encoding RNA polymerase sigma factor, with the protein MTDPREEIVEHIKTLRAFALSLTRNPALADDMVQDTVEKAWTNIDKFQPGTNMRAWLFTILRNTYYSNRRRAKREVADPEGVMVEKLAEKPAHDGRLQMTDFRAAFSQLPDEQREVLLLVGASGFSYEEAADMCGVAIGTIKSRLNRGRANLSALMQLHDDEAMELTDASTLAVIATNGAAA; encoded by the coding sequence ATGACAGACCCGAGAGAAGAAATCGTCGAGCATATCAAGACGCTGCGTGCCTTCGCGCTGAGCCTGACGCGCAATCCTGCCTTGGCTGATGATATGGTGCAGGACACCGTTGAAAAGGCATGGACGAACATCGACAAGTTTCAGCCCGGCACCAACATGCGCGCTTGGCTCTTCACCATCCTGCGCAACACGTATTATTCCAACCGACGCCGGGCCAAACGCGAGGTTGCGGACCCCGAAGGTGTAATGGTTGAAAAGCTCGCCGAGAAACCGGCCCATGACGGCCGTCTGCAGATGACCGATTTCCGCGCTGCATTTTCCCAATTGCCAGATGAGCAGCGTGAAGTGCTGCTGTTGGTCGGCGCATCGGGTTTTTCCTACGAAGAAGCAGCGGACATGTGTGGCGTCGCCATCGGAACGATCAAAAGCCGGTTGAACCGTGGACGCGCGAACCTTTCGGCGCTCATGCAGTTGCACGACGATGAAGCCATGGAATTGACGGACGCTTCCACGCTTGCAGTCATTGCAACCAATGGCGCTGCTGCGTGA
- a CDS encoding AI-2E family transporter codes for MQDLSTTPDNRRVDLTRLALVAVGASATVWLLESGTPVFLPLVFALVVGVVFAPLSNFFDRLGAPPVVGALAVLITVLSVITLGVFLFYPVVAEFMTRVPFMWTELQQSLSGLKSTMENVENVQNQVAITLAPEGSAEMEAPGTVAVPTVAGILSYLPSFAAQIMVFVGILYFFLLTKLELYKYIASVTTHLSEKVLRRAEVEVSRYFLAITAINACFGALVSLMLSAYGMPNAAYWGLGAFLVNYVLYLGPISFAIVLLLGGLIVFDGAMSVLPALTYMLMNMTEGQFVTPTFVGKQMSVNPLLIFTSLVFWLWIWGPVGGIIAIPLLVWLRQINKEMHGRDPIQGDRDESRDLLAKTGRNSKPEMQYDVAE; via the coding sequence GTGCAGGATCTTTCCACGACGCCAGACAACAGGAGAGTTGACCTGACGCGGCTGGCGCTTGTCGCTGTCGGTGCCTCGGCCACTGTGTGGCTCCTCGAAAGCGGTACACCTGTTTTCCTGCCATTGGTCTTTGCTCTGGTTGTTGGTGTGGTCTTTGCGCCGCTATCCAACTTCTTTGACCGGCTCGGAGCGCCGCCAGTAGTGGGCGCTCTTGCGGTTCTGATCACGGTGCTGTCGGTGATCACCCTGGGCGTTTTCCTGTTCTACCCGGTAGTCGCTGAGTTTATGACCCGTGTGCCGTTTATGTGGACCGAACTGCAGCAATCGCTGAGCGGCCTCAAATCCACCATGGAAAACGTCGAAAATGTGCAAAACCAGGTCGCCATAACGCTCGCTCCCGAAGGCAGCGCAGAGATGGAAGCACCAGGGACCGTTGCCGTTCCGACGGTCGCGGGAATATTGAGCTATCTGCCTTCTTTCGCCGCGCAGATCATGGTTTTCGTTGGTATTCTCTATTTCTTTCTGTTGACGAAATTGGAACTCTATAAATACATCGCCTCTGTCACGACGCATTTGTCCGAGAAGGTTTTGCGCCGTGCCGAAGTTGAGGTGTCGCGTTATTTTCTTGCGATCACCGCGATCAACGCCTGCTTCGGCGCCTTGGTCAGCCTGATGCTCTCAGCCTACGGCATGCCAAATGCCGCATATTGGGGACTTGGCGCTTTTCTGGTCAACTATGTGCTTTACCTTGGGCCAATCAGTTTTGCGATTGTTCTGCTGCTCGGAGGGTTGATCGTATTTGACGGGGCAATGAGCGTTCTGCCCGCGCTGACTTATATGCTGATGAACATGACCGAAGGTCAGTTCGTCACGCCGACCTTTGTCGGTAAGCAAATGTCGGTGAATCCGCTTTTGATTTTTACCTCGCTGGTGTTCTGGCTATGGATATGGGGACCTGTGGGAGGCATCATCGCGATCCCGCTGCTGGTTTGGCTGCGGCAAATCAACAAGGAGATGCATGGACGCGACCCAATTCAAGGTGACAGGGACGAAAGCCGTGATCTTCTCGCAAAAACTGGACGCAATTCAAAGCCGGAGATGCAATATGACGTTGCTGAATAA
- a CDS encoding formate/nitrite transporter family protein, with protein MTKSNEISHDLTREREESEAVAEAVGLSPRLVFETIRRNGEEELERPMRALWFSGVAAGILISFSVLGESVLRAYLPDAPWRYIVENAGYSLGFLLVILGRMQLFTENTITTVIPVTLNPTGRAFGRMFRLWATVLAANVIGAFLIAGFFAYGNVLADDVAAAMMDLSRHATGMPPLEGMMRGIPAGILIAALVWMLPSSQGSEVAVIVLFTWLIALGDFTHIVAGSVEMAFLMVQGELGLGEALFGFFVPVLIGNVLGGTVIFTMLTWAQVQPEVVEDLKK; from the coding sequence ATGACCAAGTCTAATGAAATATCGCACGACCTGACACGCGAACGCGAAGAAAGCGAAGCGGTTGCGGAAGCCGTGGGCCTTTCCCCGCGTCTTGTGTTTGAGACAATTCGCAGAAATGGCGAAGAAGAGCTGGAACGCCCCATGCGCGCCCTGTGGTTTTCGGGAGTCGCGGCCGGTATTCTGATTTCTTTCTCCGTACTGGGAGAGTCGGTCTTACGTGCCTATCTGCCAGACGCACCATGGCGCTATATCGTCGAGAACGCAGGCTACAGCCTTGGCTTTTTGTTGGTCATTCTGGGGCGTATGCAACTTTTTACAGAAAACACGATCACGACGGTCATTCCAGTGACGCTGAACCCGACCGGTCGCGCATTCGGTCGCATGTTTCGACTTTGGGCAACGGTTCTGGCTGCCAACGTCATCGGCGCGTTTCTGATCGCGGGCTTCTTTGCCTATGGTAATGTGCTTGCAGATGACGTCGCCGCAGCAATGATGGACCTGAGCCGCCATGCCACAGGTATGCCACCGCTTGAGGGTATGATGCGGGGTATTCCGGCCGGTATTCTGATTGCCGCACTGGTCTGGATGTTGCCGTCGTCCCAAGGCAGCGAAGTCGCGGTAATCGTGCTTTTCACGTGGCTGATTGCGCTGGGTGATTTCACGCACATCGTCGCAGGCTCGGTCGAGATGGCATTCCTGATGGTGCAGGGTGAGCTGGGGTTGGGAGAAGCGCTGTTCGGGTTCTTCGTTCCCGTGTTGATTGGTAATGTGCTTGGCGGCACGGTGATTTTCACCATGTTGACTTGGGCACAGGTACAGCCCGAGGTGGTCGAAGACCTCAAGAAGTAA
- a CDS encoding NepR family anti-sigma factor, producing the protein MAKEEQTGKSSDLIDENLKQIFQQEVDRELPDRFTNLIEQLRAKDAANTQETRGKRA; encoded by the coding sequence ATGGCCAAGGAAGAACAGACAGGCAAGTCGTCAGATTTAATCGACGAAAACCTGAAACAGATATTTCAGCAAGAAGTGGACCGCGAGCTTCCTGATCGTTTCACCAACCTGATTGAACAGCTGCGCGCCAAAGACGCTGCGAATACACAAGAGACGCGTGGGAAACGAGCATGA
- a CDS encoding DUF4112 domain-containing protein, translated as MDEYLTHSQRMNRLARLERIAHRLDNRFRMPLVGLRFGWDSVIGLIPGVGDIATTLPSAFMIYEGAKMGARRRTLLRMGANTAVDFLVGSIPVLGDLFDMQFKSHRRNVKLLRAEVVGPYAVRSA; from the coding sequence ATGGACGAATACCTCACACACAGCCAACGGATGAACCGGCTGGCACGGCTGGAGCGTATTGCACACCGGCTCGATAATCGGTTTCGCATGCCGCTGGTCGGGCTGCGTTTTGGATGGGACAGCGTGATTGGCCTGATCCCGGGGGTTGGCGACATCGCAACGACGCTGCCCAGCGCCTTCATGATTTACGAGGGTGCAAAAATGGGTGCGCGGCGACGGACACTGCTGCGCATGGGAGCCAACACGGCGGTTGATTTTCTGGTTGGCAGCATCCCGGTTCTTGGCGATTTGTTCGATATGCAGTTCAAGTCCCATCGTCGCAACGTCAAGCTACTCCGCGCGGAGGTAGTCGGCCCATACGCCGTTCGATCTGCGTGA
- a CDS encoding PLDc N-terminal domain-containing protein, protein MEYGIIGLLVLVLNIYAIVKIWTSGVSLGAKLLWTLLILVLPVVGFIIWFFAGPRGSGHATV, encoded by the coding sequence ATGGAATATGGTATTATCGGACTGCTCGTACTGGTCCTCAACATTTACGCAATCGTGAAGATCTGGACAAGCGGTGTGTCCCTCGGGGCTAAACTGCTCTGGACGCTTTTGATTCTGGTACTGCCGGTTGTCGGTTTCATCATCTGGTTTTTCGCCGGTCCGCGCGGTTCAGGTCACGCTACGGTATAA
- a CDS encoding potassium channel family protein, with translation MRTVIVGGSKFGVATAEQLIDKGHEVVLIDKNRQKLEDLSQRLDCGMIHGDGSSPKILREAFASEEDVLIALTNASDGNILTALTARSVGFGRVIPQIIEAELLEVCVELDLKDTITPHVTVARSLCRALEEETELARDTNLTSDLRLLRVTVMAKQEGCALSDLDLPDDCRPVALLKDDHEKFADADVTLSEGEEILFAVRSEKVRELKALFAAT, from the coding sequence ATGCGCACCGTTATTGTCGGCGGTTCCAAATTCGGAGTCGCCACCGCAGAGCAGCTGATCGACAAAGGTCACGAAGTTGTACTGATTGATAAGAACCGCCAGAAACTCGAAGATCTGTCACAACGGCTCGATTGCGGCATGATTCATGGCGATGGGTCTTCGCCCAAAATCCTGCGCGAGGCTTTCGCCAGCGAGGAAGACGTTCTGATCGCGCTGACCAATGCTTCGGATGGCAATATCCTGACAGCGCTCACTGCGCGGTCCGTGGGTTTCGGCAGGGTGATCCCTCAAATCATCGAAGCGGAACTGTTGGAGGTCTGCGTCGAACTTGATTTGAAAGACACAATCACTCCGCATGTCACCGTTGCGCGCAGCCTGTGCCGCGCGCTCGAAGAAGAGACCGAGCTTGCCCGTGACACCAATCTCACAAGTGATCTGCGCCTCTTGCGGGTGACGGTGATGGCCAAACAAGAAGGCTGTGCGCTGAGCGACCTTGATCTGCCCGATGACTGCCGGCCGGTTGCTCTGTTGAAAGATGACCATGAGAAATTTGCCGACGCCGATGTTACCCTGTCCGAGGGCGAAGAAATTCTCTTTGCCGTGCGGTCAGAGAAAGTCCGCGAGCTAAAGGCGCTTTTCGCTGCAACCTGA
- a CDS encoding phospholipase D-like domain-containing protein, whose protein sequence is MTLLNNLEVLVTADEGYRAFEKAVVAAKTRIDMGFRVFDPRMHLLSCEAREFGSRWVDLLLAKLNEGVDITIALSDFDPVVRPELHRGSFKSLSILLGIAEMVTGHGRLRVTVEDHPARVGWAPRIALWPKVQSQVAQTCDWLNGLEDAARAEAIRFMPRFTEFTFEKDGKIHPKRREFPPMLPVTHHQKLAVIDDEVLYVGGLDLDARRMDTVHHALPAEKTWHDVHVILHDKKRALAAREHLESFSAECAGEVSIRSPEGLLRTLSVKRKRNSGSLSPHVCDTGIMDRHLELIEQAERLIYLESQFLRDPVIADALVARAKTAPGLGLIILLPAAPLEVAFEGAEGLDYKFGEYLQAKAIGRITEAFGSRAFIASPAHCRKSEAGDRATLCGAPMIFVHSKVSIFDDHAGLVTSANLNGRSMRWDTELGIEISDPDQVRMLRKRVMGAWLPKGADDCFCAAAPETVKKWRDLAQQNASRAPADRSGFLLPHTASAAESFGTLLPGIPVEMV, encoded by the coding sequence ATGACGTTGCTGAATAATCTCGAAGTACTTGTCACCGCAGACGAAGGATACCGTGCCTTCGAAAAAGCCGTTGTCGCCGCCAAAACGCGCATCGACATGGGCTTTCGCGTTTTCGATCCGCGTATGCATTTGCTGTCTTGTGAGGCCCGGGAGTTCGGTTCCCGTTGGGTTGACCTGTTACTTGCAAAGCTGAATGAAGGCGTTGATATCACGATTGCACTGTCGGACTTTGATCCGGTCGTGCGTCCTGAACTGCACCGCGGTAGTTTCAAATCGCTCAGCATCTTGCTGGGGATCGCCGAGATGGTCACTGGGCATGGCAGGTTGCGCGTCACAGTCGAAGATCATCCTGCTCGTGTCGGGTGGGCGCCGCGCATCGCCTTGTGGCCCAAGGTGCAATCACAAGTCGCGCAGACCTGCGATTGGCTCAACGGGTTGGAGGATGCCGCACGTGCCGAGGCGATCCGCTTCATGCCGCGATTCACTGAATTCACGTTTGAAAAGGACGGCAAAATCCACCCGAAACGGCGTGAGTTCCCACCGATGTTGCCGGTCACGCATCACCAGAAGCTCGCGGTTATCGATGACGAGGTGCTTTATGTCGGTGGCCTGGATCTGGATGCGCGCCGTATGGACACGGTGCACCACGCGCTTCCCGCAGAAAAGACGTGGCACGATGTGCATGTCATTTTGCACGACAAGAAGCGCGCCCTCGCCGCGCGTGAACATCTGGAGAGCTTCAGTGCTGAATGCGCGGGCGAGGTCAGCATCCGTTCGCCAGAGGGGCTGTTGCGCACCCTGTCTGTGAAACGCAAACGCAACTCCGGATCGCTGTCACCACATGTTTGCGATACCGGAATCATGGATCGCCATCTGGAGTTGATTGAGCAGGCCGAACGGCTGATATATCTGGAAAGCCAGTTTTTGCGCGATCCGGTGATTGCAGATGCGCTCGTTGCCCGCGCCAAAACAGCACCGGGTTTGGGATTGATCATTCTCCTGCCTGCCGCACCGCTTGAGGTCGCATTCGAAGGGGCGGAGGGTCTGGATTACAAGTTTGGTGAGTACCTTCAGGCCAAGGCCATCGGGCGGATCACAGAGGCTTTCGGGTCGCGTGCGTTCATCGCGTCGCCCGCACACTGCCGCAAAAGCGAGGCAGGCGACCGCGCGACGCTCTGTGGTGCTCCAATGATATTTGTGCATTCCAAAGTGTCGATCTTTGATGATCACGCCGGGCTTGTAACTTCCGCCAATCTGAACGGGCGCAGCATGCGCTGGGACACGGAACTTGGTATCGAGATATCCGACCCTGATCAGGTACGCATGCTGCGCAAACGCGTTATGGGCGCATGGCTTCCCAAGGGTGCCGATGATTGCTTTTGCGCCGCCGCCCCCGAGACCGTCAAAAAGTGGCGCGATTTGGCGCAGCAAAACGCAAGTCGCGCGCCCGCAGATCGGTCAGGCTTCCTGCTGCCGCATACCGCCAGTGCTGCGGAAAGCTTTGGAACCCTTTTGCCCGGAATCCCCGTTGAGATGGTTTAA
- a CDS encoding TrkH family potassium uptake protein, with translation MQPARLQRVALALAKHGVLLPLVFVPPFVWAVAEGAWSFALALLIPALAGAVLWATVIRLPLPKDLRQVEAVVVLALLFVVTPLMSVPAFTVLGMSPLDALFEAMSALTTTGLSMAGSTNDWPFAAFFLRSWMQWCGGLAMATAVLAMLIGPGATARKLGKVSLDEGDRIASTRSRARQLLGAYAGLTVVFGLAISASVGSVPEGMLLTFSAVSTGGFAYRADSVAGYSGLTQTLVILASLAGAVSLLAIALAFRGAVRDAWNIGSLQRLGLWCVGAVTVLVVLMYSLGQDSYAVLMWNLLSAISTAGFSVGDMPAAPALLLFFTVVMMVGGDLGSTAGGLKLARLSTLMRAAKHATRAPRLPDNAIAPLREHGQVVKDRQLIALMAFLLFYVTSVMVLWVAFLAYGYAPLPALFDIVSAFSTVGLSTGVIAPDIPAPLKAATVLAMLLGRLEFVAVILLILPNTWVTPPQRR, from the coding sequence ATGCAACCCGCGCGCTTGCAACGAGTGGCGCTGGCCCTTGCCAAACACGGGGTTTTGCTTCCGCTTGTTTTCGTACCGCCTTTTGTCTGGGCGGTAGCCGAGGGCGCGTGGTCCTTTGCACTGGCACTTTTGATACCTGCGCTTGCAGGTGCAGTGCTTTGGGCAACGGTGATCCGCCTGCCACTGCCCAAAGATCTGCGGCAGGTCGAAGCCGTTGTGGTGTTGGCGCTTCTCTTTGTCGTGACCCCTCTGATGTCCGTACCTGCATTCACGGTGCTCGGCATGTCGCCACTTGATGCCCTGTTCGAGGCGATGAGCGCCCTGACGACAACGGGTCTGTCGATGGCAGGAAGCACAAACGACTGGCCTTTTGCCGCGTTTTTCCTGCGCAGTTGGATGCAATGGTGTGGCGGATTGGCGATGGCTACAGCGGTGCTGGCGATGCTGATTGGCCCGGGAGCCACGGCGCGCAAGCTCGGCAAGGTGAGCTTGGATGAAGGTGACAGGATTGCCTCGACCCGCAGCCGCGCGCGCCAGCTTTTGGGCGCATACGCTGGCCTGACAGTGGTCTTTGGCCTTGCCATCTCCGCGAGCGTCGGTTCCGTGCCAGAGGGTATGTTGCTCACCTTTTCTGCGGTCTCAACGGGTGGCTTTGCCTACCGGGCGGATTCAGTTGCGGGATACTCGGGTCTGACCCAAACGTTGGTTATTCTGGCATCCCTGGCGGGGGCTGTGTCGTTGCTGGCAATCGCGCTGGCTTTTCGAGGCGCTGTGCGTGATGCATGGAATATAGGGTCGCTGCAGCGCTTGGGCCTTTGGTGCGTTGGCGCTGTCACCGTTCTGGTGGTTCTCATGTATTCTCTGGGCCAAGATAGCTATGCGGTTCTCATGTGGAACCTGCTGAGCGCCATCAGCACAGCGGGTTTTTCCGTAGGTGACATGCCTGCAGCGCCTGCTCTGTTGCTGTTCTTTACTGTTGTGATGATGGTCGGTGGCGATTTGGGTTCGACTGCCGGGGGCCTCAAACTGGCCCGCCTGTCCACGCTCATGCGTGCTGCCAAACATGCGACCCGTGCACCGCGCTTGCCGGACAACGCAATCGCGCCGCTTCGTGAGCATGGACAGGTGGTCAAGGACCGTCAGTTGATTGCTCTGATGGCGTTCCTGCTGTTCTACGTAACATCCGTGATGGTGTTGTGGGTTGCCTTTCTGGCCTATGGCTATGCGCCGCTCCCTGCGCTTTTTGACATCGTTTCCGCCTTCTCGACGGTGGGCCTGTCCACAGGTGTCATCGCGCCCGATATTCCCGCGCCGCTCAAAGCGGCCACTGTCCTTGCGATGCTGCTCGGGCGGTTGGAATTTGTCGCCGTAATTTTACTGATATTGCCCAACACATGGGTCACCCCACCGCAAAGGAGATAG
- a CDS encoding sensor histidine kinase: MILVTVALLPLGLIALWQTDRIMKGEREAASRVLLVVTEKAAARERQIIERAIGTAAALGNTAQSLSDQPQLCAQTMRNFERGSAFYSFVGFVGADGYTGCGSVLRTAVADNDSLVMLMDSERPGLYVKRNPEMPEDSVLVVATPVFQNGTYAGHLRLHIPHVGFEPTADNLDGERPLGLVTFNENGEILTSERILKRARSLLPDGVLLTDLISNDPYTFTAQSTLGEERVYAVVPLVDGNAYALGTWDIDTSLLQSDAPYWRTIILAVLMWSASLLVIFLIMQLLVIRGIQRLRGQLRDFRDDRFLPIGDITARGELYELEAEFREMSGMILRDEAQLENAVHEKNVLLKEVHHRVKNNLQLINSIINMILRGARSDETKLVVRRLQDRIMALASVHRSIYQAQSMDRVDAAEIVREIVNQGVAIGLPRDSSVEVDVDLSPVALYPDQAMPLSMFVSEAVTNALKYVGSDTPRITVSLKNGAIGASDGDTHVTLIVANTTDAAIDDVEGTGLGSRLLRAFASQLEGELTTSDADGTFTLQLVFGVSQFEPEDEDMAQAAE, translated from the coding sequence ATGATACTAGTGACGGTTGCTTTGCTTCCGCTGGGGCTGATTGCGTTGTGGCAAACGGATCGGATCATGAAAGGCGAACGCGAGGCGGCCAGTCGCGTTCTACTGGTCGTGACCGAAAAGGCCGCCGCACGCGAGCGCCAGATCATTGAGCGTGCAATCGGCACCGCAGCGGCCTTGGGCAATACGGCGCAATCCTTGTCAGATCAGCCGCAGCTTTGTGCCCAGACGATGCGCAACTTCGAGCGCGGCAGTGCTTTTTACAGCTTTGTGGGTTTTGTCGGCGCTGATGGCTATACTGGCTGCGGGTCCGTCTTGCGCACGGCGGTGGCCGACAATGACAGTCTGGTCATGCTTATGGACAGCGAACGTCCGGGCCTTTACGTCAAACGCAATCCAGAGATGCCGGAAGACTCCGTGCTGGTGGTGGCCACACCCGTTTTTCAGAACGGCACCTATGCCGGGCATTTGCGCCTGCACATACCCCACGTCGGGTTTGAGCCGACAGCAGACAACCTCGATGGCGAACGCCCGCTTGGTCTTGTCACGTTTAACGAGAACGGCGAGATACTCACCAGTGAACGCATCCTGAAACGCGCCCGCAGCCTGCTGCCGGACGGCGTATTATTGACGGATTTGATAAGCAACGATCCCTACACCTTTACTGCGCAATCCACCTTGGGGGAGGAGCGCGTCTATGCTGTCGTACCGCTGGTGGACGGCAACGCTTATGCGTTGGGCACCTGGGACATAGATACCAGTCTGTTGCAATCAGACGCCCCCTATTGGCGCACGATTATTCTGGCGGTATTGATGTGGAGTGCGAGCCTCTTGGTGATCTTTCTCATCATGCAGCTCTTGGTAATCCGCGGCATTCAGCGGCTTAGAGGGCAACTGCGAGATTTCCGAGACGACCGCTTTCTACCGATCGGAGATATCACTGCACGCGGTGAGCTTTATGAACTTGAGGCTGAGTTTCGCGAGATGTCCGGAATGATCCTTCGTGACGAAGCCCAATTGGAAAACGCGGTTCACGAAAAGAACGTGCTGCTCAAAGAAGTGCACCACCGGGTTAAAAACAATCTTCAGCTCATCAATTCGATCATCAACATGATCCTGCGGGGTGCCCGCAGTGACGAAACAAAGCTCGTCGTTCGCCGCCTGCAAGACCGCATTATGGCGTTGGCGTCAGTACACAGGTCGATTTATCAGGCGCAGTCCATGGACCGCGTTGATGCCGCCGAGATCGTGCGTGAAATCGTCAACCAAGGTGTCGCAATAGGCCTGCCGCGTGATTCAAGTGTGGAGGTCGATGTCGATCTTTCGCCAGTTGCGCTGTACCCTGATCAGGCAATGCCCCTGTCGATGTTCGTGTCTGAAGCGGTCACAAATGCTCTTAAATACGTTGGCAGCGATACACCGCGTATCACTGTCAGTTTGAAGAATGGGGCAATTGGAGCCAGCGATGGTGACACCCATGTGACACTGATCGTGGCAAATACAACTGATGCCGCCATTGATGACGTCGAGGGAACCGGCCTTGGCTCCCGATTGCTGCGTGCCTTCGCCAGCCAACTCGAGGGAGAGCTGACCACTTCGGATGCCGACGGCACGTTTACGCTGCAGCTGGTCTTCGGGGTTTCACAGTTTGAGCCCGAAGATGAGGACATGGCGCAGGCTGCTGAATAA
- a CDS encoding response regulator, protein MPYEANATNLAEEVGKQLPYLRRYARALTGSQESGDTYAAATLEALLTDASVYDSTLHPKLALFKVFHVIWHSSGAPSGESDTQLSAAAHAHLAKLTANSREALLMSVIEGFSSAEIAQITSLSKGEVGELLNAAYKEMEASVTGKVMIIEDEALIAMDLESMVSDMGHEVTGIARTRKAAVTLAGQKTPDLILADIHLADNSSGIDAVKDILSDLGDRPVIFITAYPERLLTGDRYEPAFMIAKPYTEEQVKVAVSQAMFFSSTETLKV, encoded by the coding sequence ATGCCATACGAAGCAAATGCGACCAATCTTGCAGAAGAAGTAGGCAAGCAGTTGCCGTACTTGCGCCGGTATGCGCGGGCTTTGACAGGCAGTCAGGAAAGTGGCGATACCTATGCCGCCGCTACGCTGGAGGCGCTGCTTACCGATGCCAGTGTGTACGACAGCACGTTGCACCCCAAACTTGCATTGTTCAAGGTATTTCATGTCATCTGGCATTCAAGCGGTGCCCCGTCCGGTGAAAGCGACACGCAGCTGTCTGCCGCAGCACACGCACATCTGGCAAAGTTGACCGCCAATAGCCGCGAGGCATTGCTGATGTCGGTGATTGAAGGGTTTTCATCCGCCGAGATCGCGCAGATCACGTCATTGTCCAAAGGCGAAGTGGGCGAATTGCTGAACGCAGCTTACAAAGAGATGGAAGCCTCGGTCACCGGCAAGGTCATGATCATCGAAGATGAAGCGCTCATCGCAATGGATCTGGAAAGCATGGTCAGTGACATGGGCCATGAGGTCACAGGGATCGCCAGAACACGCAAAGCTGCCGTAACGCTGGCAGGGCAGAAAACGCCCGATCTGATCCTCGCGGACATTCATCTGGCCGACAATTCATCCGGAATCGACGCCGTCAAAGACATCCTGAGCGATTTGGGCGACCGACCGGTCATTTTCATCACCGCCTACCCTGAACGGCTTCTGACCGGCGATCGCTACGAGCCTGCGTTCATGATCGCCAAACCCTATACGGAAGAACAGGTAAAAGTCGCCGTGAGCCAGGCGATGTTCTTTTCGTCTACCGAGACTTTAAAAGTCTGA
- a CDS encoding phage holin family protein has product MSDIHPTPQARPDPTDAPALLTDIVQRSTRLVQNEIELAKRELAHNARRAFIGIMLVLAAIFLVFSALDVLTAAAVAGLAEAGLPVSVASLVVAGIALAIAAGLFLAGKSRLDPDNLKLKKTARSLRKNIDTIKENAHV; this is encoded by the coding sequence ATGAGCGACATCCACCCGACGCCGCAGGCGCGACCTGATCCGACTGATGCGCCCGCATTGCTCACCGACATTGTGCAGCGCAGCACACGACTGGTTCAGAACGAGATCGAACTTGCCAAGCGCGAACTCGCGCACAATGCGCGAAGAGCATTCATCGGTATCATGTTGGTATTGGCCGCGATTTTTCTGGTCTTTTCCGCGCTCGACGTGCTCACGGCGGCGGCAGTTGCGGGGCTTGCTGAGGCAGGTCTGCCCGTATCCGTGGCCTCGCTGGTCGTTGCCGGCATCGCCTTGGCGATCGCCGCCGGACTTTTCCTGGCAGGCAAATCACGACTGGACCCCGACAACCTGAAGCTCAAGAAAACCGCGCGCAGCTTGCGCAAAAACATCGATACGATCAAGGAGAATGCTCATGTCTAA